Proteins from one Dysgonomonas sp. HDW5A genomic window:
- the nspC gene encoding carboxynorspermidine decarboxylase, with the protein MIEIHKVPSPCFVMEEELLRKNLSLIKSVKDRTGVNIILAFKAFAMWKSFPIIREYVPYSTASSVFEAQLAFEEMKSPAHTFSPAYTNENFPTFLKYSDHITFNSLTQFERFYPQVVADGNKVSCGIRINPEYSEVETDLYNPCAPGSRFGVTPEALGDKLPEGVEGLHFHTLCESSSFDLEKTLNVVITKFDKWLKQAKWLNMGGGHLMTRDDYDVEHLVELLLSLREKYPHLEIIMEPGSAFAWQTGVLVSSVIDVVENQGIKTAILDVSFACHMPDCLEMPYKPKIRGAYHDPVEGKPTYRMGGNSCLSGDFMGDWSFDEPLAIGDKIVFEDMIHYTIVKTTMFNGISHPAIALWRQDNQLEIYKEFDYTDYKNRMS; encoded by the coding sequence ATGATAGAAATACATAAAGTACCTTCTCCATGTTTTGTGATGGAAGAAGAATTGTTACGAAAAAACTTATCGTTGATCAAATCGGTAAAAGATCGTACCGGCGTTAATATTATATTGGCGTTTAAGGCTTTTGCCATGTGGAAATCTTTCCCTATTATCCGCGAATATGTACCCTATTCGACAGCCAGTTCGGTGTTTGAGGCACAATTGGCTTTTGAGGAAATGAAAAGTCCTGCACATACCTTTTCACCTGCTTATACCAATGAGAATTTTCCTACATTCTTAAAATATAGCGATCATATAACCTTTAATTCGTTGACGCAATTTGAAAGGTTTTACCCTCAGGTTGTAGCGGATGGAAATAAGGTTTCGTGTGGAATTCGAATTAACCCCGAATATTCGGAGGTAGAAACCGATTTGTATAATCCATGTGCACCCGGATCACGTTTTGGAGTAACTCCCGAGGCTTTGGGAGATAAATTACCTGAAGGTGTTGAAGGACTGCATTTTCATACACTATGCGAATCATCTTCTTTTGATCTGGAGAAAACTCTAAATGTAGTAATTACTAAATTCGATAAATGGCTTAAACAGGCTAAATGGTTGAATATGGGTGGTGGCCATCTGATGACCCGTGACGATTATGATGTAGAGCATCTGGTCGAATTGCTACTTTCTTTAAGAGAGAAATATCCACATCTCGAAATTATAATGGAACCCGGAAGTGCATTTGCTTGGCAAACAGGCGTGTTAGTGTCTTCTGTTATAGATGTAGTAGAAAATCAGGGAATAAAAACAGCTATTCTGGATGTTTCGTTTGCCTGTCATATGCCCGATTGTTTAGAAATGCCTTACAAGCCAAAGATACGAGGTGCATACCATGATCCTGTTGAAGGAAAACCAACATACCGTATGGGGGGGAACAGCTGTCTGAGCGGCGATTTTATGGGCGATTGGTCTTTTGATGAACCTTTAGCGATAGGAGATAAAATTGTATTTGAGGATATGATTCATTATACTATTGTGAAAACAACCATGTTTAATGGAATATCACATCCGGCTATCGCATTGTGGCGTCAGGATAACCAACTTGAAATATATAAGGAGTTTGATTATACGGATTATAAAAACAGAATGAGCTAA
- a CDS encoding DUF1294 domain-containing protein: protein MYIFYFLIIWNIIVFFLYGLDKRKAKAHTYRISEKILILSSFLFGAIGAVLGMNIFRHKTKHAKFKILIPVSLLFNCVCFYYFRDYLLMKF, encoded by the coding sequence ATGTATATATTCTATTTCTTAATTATCTGGAATATCATCGTATTCTTTTTATACGGACTCGATAAACGTAAAGCAAAAGCTCATACATATAGGATCAGCGAAAAAATACTAATCCTTAGTTCTTTTCTTTTTGGTGCAATAGGAGCAGTTTTGGGTATGAATATTTTTCGCCATAAGACAAAGCATGCGAAGTTTAAAATTTTAATACCTGTATCATTGCTGTTTAATTGTGTCTGCTTTTATTATTTTAGAGATTATCTTTTGATGAAATTCTAA